One region of Culex pipiens pallens isolate TS chromosome 2, TS_CPP_V2, whole genome shotgun sequence genomic DNA includes:
- the LOC120415171 gene encoding trypsin 5G1-like, with translation MYRLITFLSVICFAEGVQVYDPLRPWWNAPSPDSQRIVGGFEIDILEAPFQVSLQRGGHFCGGSIISQRWILTAAHCADKHDAPWLQVRIGSVRHASGGQLVEVKRVIQHPKYNDNTIDYDFTLLELAKSVQLSEEFYAVDLPEQDEPVEDGQLLQVSGWGDTQNVQESGEILRATNVPAVNQEECSSAYQGSYKITERMICAGYQAGGKDACQGDSGGPLVQGRTLVGVVSWGRGCAKPGYPGVYSRVAAVRDWIKKTAKV, from the coding sequence ATGTACCGTCTAATCACCTTTCTGTCCGTCATCTGTTTCGCCGAGGGCGTCCAGGTCTACGACCCGCTACGACCCTGGTGGAACGCTCCGTCCCCCGACAGCCAACGCATTGTGGGGGGTTTCGAGATTGACATTCTGGAAGCTCCGTTCCAGGTATCTCTTCAACGAGGCGGACACTTCTGCGGTGGATCCATCATCAGTCAACGCTGGATTCTAACGGCAGCGCACTGTGCTGATAAGCATGACGCTCCTTGGCTTCAGGTTCGCATTGGATCCGTCCGTCATGCATCCGGAGGTCAACTGGTCGAGGTCAAGCGTGTCATCCAGCATCCCAAGTACAACGACAATACCATCGATTACGACTTCACCCTGCTTGAGCTGGCTAAATCTGTTCAACTGAGTGAGGAGTTCTACGCCGTTGACTTGCCGGAACAGGACGAACCCGTCGAGGACGGTCAGCTGCTGCAGGTGTCCGGCTGGGGTGATACCCAGAACGTCCAGGAATCTGGAGAGATATTGCGTGCGACCAACGTTCCGGCCGTGAATCAAGAAGAGTGTAGTTCAGCGTACCAAGGCTCGTATAAGATCACCGAGCGGATGATCTGCGCTGGGTATCAAGCTGGTGGCAAGGACGCTTGCCAAGGTGATTCCGGTGGACCGCTGGTACAAGGAAGGACTCTGGTTGGGGTGGTATCGTGGGGTAGAGGATGTGCCAAGCCGGGATATCCGGGCGTTTACTCTCGTGTGGCTGCGGTGCGTGATTGGATCAAAAAGACTGCAAAGGTTTAA
- the LOC120415169 gene encoding trypsin 5G1-like codes for MNRFTVLLSIACIALAQGASTARNPLRPWWNAPSSTTGQRIVGGFEIDILDAPFQVSLQRGGHFCGGSIIGEQWVLTAAHCASDRDGPKLQVRVGSSRHASGGQLVQVKRAIQHPNYNGQTIDYDYTLLELAQPVQLSEEFYAVGLPEQDEPVEDGQLLQVSGWGNTQSAQESSKVLRATNVPAVNQEVCREEYKNANKITDRMICAGYKAGGKDACQGDSGGPLVAGNTLVGVVSWGMGCAQPNYSGVYSRVAAVRDWIKEHSGI; via the coding sequence ATGAACCGATTCACAGTCCTCCTGTCCATCGCCTGCATCGCCTTAGCCCAAGGTGCATCCACGGCCCGTAACCCACTTCGTCCATGGTGGAACGCCCCGTCCTCCACCACCGGTCAACGCATCGTCGGAGGCTTCGAGATCGACATCCTGGATGCCCCCTTCCAGGTATCTCTCCAACGCGGCGGACACTTCTGCGGTGGATCCATCATCGGTGAACAATGGGTCCTCACCGCCGCCCACTGCGCCAGCGATCGGGACGGTCCTAAACTCCAGGTCCGCGTCGGATCTTCCCGCCATGCGTCCGGAGGTCAACTGGTCCAGGTCAAGCGTGCCATCCAGCATCCCAACTACAACGGCCAGACCATCGATTACGACTACACCCTGCTCGAGCTGGCTCAACCCGTTCAGCTGAGTGAGGAGTTCTACGCCGTTGGCCTGCCCGAACAGGACGAACCCGTCGAGGACGGTCAGCTGCTGCAGGTGTCCGGCTGGGGCAACACCCAGAGCGCCCAGGAGTCGAGCAAGGTGCTGCGTGCGACCAACGTTCCGGCCGTCAACCAGGAGGTTTGTCGTGAGGAGTACAAAAACGCGAACAAGATCACCGACCGGATGATCTGCGCCGGGTACAAGGCCGGAGGAAAGGACGCCTGCCAGGGTGATTCCGGTGGTCCGCTGGTGGCGGGAAATACCCTGGTGGGAGTCGTGTCCTGGGGAATGGGATGCGCCCAGCCGAATTACTCGGGAGTTTACTCGCGAGTTGCGGCGGTTCGTGACTGGATCAAGGAACACAGTGGAATCTAA
- the LOC120415170 gene encoding trypsin 5G1-like, whose protein sequence is MSRLIIPLIFLALAEGTTVFNPLRPWWNAPSRTTHRIVGGFPIDIRDAPYQVSLNYYREHWCGGSLIGSRWVLTAGHCVDVSDLPLIKVRVGSTHHESGGQLVEIQRVLQHPLYDLSPFDYDFALLELEEAVQLGEEFYAVRLPEQDEPVEDGQMLQVSGWGDTQNAEECDDVLRATNVPAVNQEECRRAYSGIHEITDRMICAGFQAGGMDACQGDSGGPLVAGRTVVGVVSWGKGCAQPGYPGVYGRVAAVRDWIEESTGI, encoded by the coding sequence ATGTCTCGACTCATCATCCCACTCATCTTCCTCGCCCTCGCCGAGGGCACCACCGTCTTCAACCCGCTACGCCCCTGGTGGAACGCCCCATCCCGCACCACCCATCGCATCGTCGGAGGCTTCCCGATCGACATCCGGGACGCTCCGTACCAGGTATCGCTCAACTACTATCGCGAACACTGGTGCGGTGGATCGCTCATCGGAAGCCGATGGGTCTTAACCGCTGGGCACTGCGTTGACGTAAGTGACCTTCCCCTGATCAAGGTTCGCGTCGGATCAACCCATCACGAGTCCGGCGGTCAGCTGGTGGAGATCCAACGAGTCCTGCAGCATCCGCTGTACGACCTCAGTCCGTTCGATTACGACTTTGCGCTGCTGGAGTTGGAGGAGGCGGTGCAGCTGGGTGAGGAGTTCTACGCCGTGCGCCTGCCGGAACAGGACGAACCCGTCGAAGACGGGCAGATGCTGCAGGTCTCCGGTTGGGGTGACACTCAGAACGCGGAAGAGTGTGACGATGTGCTGCGGGCGACCAACGTTCCGGCTGTGAACCAGGAAGAGTGTCGCAGGGCGTACAGCGGGATTCACGAGATTACCGATCGGATGATCTGCGCTGGGTTTCAGGCTGGAGGGATGGACGCCTGTCAGGGTGATTCCGGAGGACCGTTGGTGGCGGGACGGACCGTGGTGGGGGTTGTGTCCTGGGGAAAGGGATGTGCCCAGCCGGGATATCCGGGGGTCTACGGACGAGTGGCTGCGGTGAGGGATTGGATCGAGGAGAGCACTGGAATCTAA